The Ananas comosus cultivar F153 linkage group 2, ASM154086v1, whole genome shotgun sequence genome contains a region encoding:
- the LOC109727890 gene encoding cryptochrome-1 produces MSVVQQCVFCVSSMESCDHLFRECVFVRYLLLSVANLPTSHLADPNDVRDFWTSFSNIQDAAKRSEGLSYLAAICHLYDPLSLVRDHRVKELLSAEGVTVRSFNADLLYEPWEINDENGHPFTTFASFWNKCLSMPNDPAAPLLPPKRINSGDISRCPSDNLVFEDDSEKGSNALLARAWSPGWRNADRSLTAFVNGPLIGYSVNRKKADSATTSLLSPHLHFGELSVRKVFHLVRMKQLLWTNEGNREGEESCSLFLKSIGLREYSRYLSFNHPCSHERPLLAHLSFFPWVVNEGYFKIWRQGRTGYPLVDAGMRELWATGWLHDRIRVVVSSFFVKVLQLPWRWGMKYFWDTLLDADLESDALGWQYISGTLPDGRELDRIDNPQFEGYKFDPKGEYVRRWLPELARLPTEWIHHPWDAPESVLQAAGVELGSNYPLPIVEIDAAKAKLQEALAEMWQLEAASRAAIENGTEEGLGDSSELPMIDFPQEIRMEVDREPIRTNNSPTAVRRREDQMVPSITSSFVRVEEEEVSVNLGNNGEDSRLEVPSNVDFETQPQREDIGQAANETIRNNVTQHFSPTRIRGTVYSASESSSSWTGRDGGVVPVWSPPTTSGRSGHFVADETAVINNSYLERHSQPQQLRNWRQISQTVTTSWEVENAMQPNAIG; encoded by the exons ATGTCGGTAGTACAACAGTGCGTCTTCTGCGTTTCTTCGATGGAATCCTGCGATCATCTCTTCCGCGAATGTGTGTTCGTCCGTTACCTACTTCTCTCTGTCGCGAACCTTCCGACTTCCCATTTGGCGGATCCTAACGATGTTCGTGACTTCTGGACCTCCTTTTCCAACATTCAAGATGCTGCTAAGAGGTCGGAGGGTCTATCTTATCTAGCGGCAATTTG CCATCTCTACG ATCCTCTATCCCTTGTCAGGGACCACAGGGTGAAGGAACTTTTAAGTGCTGAAGGCGTAACTGTGCGCTCGTTCAATGCCGATCTGCTTTATGAGCCATGGGAGATTAACGACGAGAACGGCCATCCGTTTACTACCTTTGCATCTTTCTGGAATAAATGCCTCAGCATGCCCAATGACCCTGCAGCACCTCTGCTGCCACCTAAAAGAATAAATTCAG gTGACATATCGAGGTGCCCATCAGATAACTTGGTCTTTGAAGATGACTCTGAAAAGGGAAGCAATGCTCTTCTAGCTCGAGCATGGTCGCCAGGTTGGCGCAATGCGGACAGGTCCCTGACTGCCTTCGTAAATGGCCCACTGATTGGATACTCTGTGAACCGAAAGAAAGCAGATAGCGCAACCACATCTCTTCTTTCGCCCCACTTACATTTTGGTGAACTAAGCGTCCGCAAGGTCTTCCATCTTGTTCGTATGAAGCAGCTCTTGTGGACCAATGAGGGAAACAGAGAAGGCGAAGAGAGTTGCAGCTTATTTCTCAAATCTATCGGCCTTCGAGAATATTCTAGATACTTGAGCTTCAACCACCCGTGCAGTCATGAGAGGCCTCTTTTAGCACACCTTAGCTTTTTCCCATGGGTGGTAAATGAGGGCTACTTTAAAATTTGGAGACAAGGTAGGACTGGTTACCCTCTGGTAGATGCTGGTATGAGAGAGCTGTGGGCAACCGGTTGGCTACATGATAGGATCCGTGTGGTTGTGTCCAGCTTCTTCGTGAAGGTCCTGCAACTTCCTTGGAGGTGGGGGATGAAGTACTTCTGGGACACGCTATTAGATGCTGATCTCGAAAGCGATGCCCTAGGCTGGCAATATATATCTGGAACTCTTCCTGATGGTCGTGAATTGGACCGTATTGATAACCCTCAG TTTGAAGGTTATAAGTTCGATCCAAAGGGAGAATATGTACGGCGCTGGCTTCCCGAGCTTGCCAGGCTACCTACTGAATGGATACACCATCCATGGGATGCACCTGAATCCGTGCTACAAGCAGCAGGAGTTGAGCTAGGCTCCAACTACCCTCTCCCTATTGTAGAAATAGATGCCGCAAAAGCTAAACTCCAAGAAGCCCTTGCAGAGATGTGGCAGCTAGAAGCTGCTTCACGAGCCGCAATAGAGAATGGAACGGAAGAAGGCCTCGGTGATTCTTCAGAATTACCAATGATCGATTTTCCTCAAGAGATCCGGATGGAGGTGGATCGTGAACCAATCAGGACAAATAATTCCCCTACAGCAGTAAGGAGACGTGAGGACCAGATGGTTCCTAGCATCACTTCTTCATTTGTTAGAGTTGAAGAGGAGGAGGTTTCTGTAAATTTAGGAAACAATGGTGAGGACAGTAGGCTAGAGGTGCCTTCAAATGTAGATTTTGAGACACAGCCCCAGAGAGAAGATATAGGTCAAGCTGCCAATGAAACCATAAGAAATAATGTTACCCAACATTTCAGTCCTACAAGGATTCGAGGTACTGTATATTCGGCATCGGAATCTTCTAGTAGCTGGACCGGGAGAGATGGCGGTGTGGTTCCTGTTTGGTCCCCTCCGACGACATCTGGCCGTTCAGGGCATTTTGTTGCTGATGAAACTGCTGTCATTAACAACAGCTATTTGGAAAGGCATTCACAGCCTCAACAACTAAGGAATTGGAGGCAGATTTCACAGACAGT GACGACAAGTTGGGAGGTGGAAAATGCTATGCAGCCGAATGCTATCGGTTAG